The following proteins come from a genomic window of Triticum aestivum cultivar Chinese Spring chromosome 6A, IWGSC CS RefSeq v2.1, whole genome shotgun sequence:
- the LOC123131626 gene encoding DNA (cytosine-5)-methyltransferase CMT3 isoform X1: MAPARKRRSADEPPLVVTERATRGRPPREDGDPEFVGDPIPADEARAKFPHRYHRQRRNGEEEEEVKARCHYWAAKVEGIVYNLRDDVYVVAEEGKPHFIGRITELFEGTDHVKYFNCRWFFRSEDTVISTAKLVDDHSHDPKRVFLSDERNDNPLDCIVSKVKILQVDPKLDLEAKAQLAADSDLYYDMSYTVPYSTFENITNDINEISGISSDADSEVDTSVATATLLDLYSGCGGMSTGLCLGAALAGLKLETRWAVDFNSYACNSLKSNHPKTEVRNEKADDFLSLLKEWAVLCDQYVHGNNAEAPPPMDDEEEEGELEKDEYVVQKLTDICYGGIDRKSCIYFKVQWKGYGPEEDTWEPIKNLSDCPLKIKEFVQEGHMRKVLPLPGDVDVLCGGPPCQGISGLNRFRNRDDPLNDDKNRQLVTFMNIVSYLRPKFVLMENVVDILQFAEGYLGRYALSRLVAMNYQSRLGIMLAGCYGLPQFRMRTFLWGALTTMVLPKHPLPTHNVVIRGGAPNAFTQSVVAYDEIQNPTLKNALVLEDAISDLPKVGNDQADDVLEYLVKPKTEFQRYIRLSRKEMLDYSFGDKTGPGEGKLMDHCPLKLNKDDYERVKRIPFEKGANFRDLEGVRVGPNNVAEFDPEIPRVYLESGNPLVPEYAIKFRSGKSLRPFGRLWWDETVPTVVTSANPHSQRILHPGQARVLTVRENARLQGFPDYYRLDGPIKERYMQVGNAVAVPVARALGYSLGLAYLRIHDGSDDPMLVLPANFFSPGQTEAIAPADEVAEE; encoded by the exons ATGGCGCCGGCCCGCAAGCGGAGGTCCGCCGACGAGCCGCCGCTCGTCGTGACCGAGCGCGCGACAAGGGGGCGTCCGCCCAGGGAGGATGGCGACCCCGAGTTCGTCGGGGACCCCATCCCCGCCGACGAAGCTCGGGCCAAGTTTCCCCACCGCTACCACCGCCAGCGCAG aaatggggaggaggaggaggaggtgaaggcgCGCTGCCATTACTGGGCAGCCAAGGTGGAAGGAATCGTCTATAACCTCCGTGACGATGTGTATGTAGTG GCAGAGGAAGGAAAGCCCCATTTCATTGGTAGAATCACCGAACTTTTTGAGGGAACAGACCACGTCAAGTACTTCAACTGCCGTTGGTTCTTCCGATCGGAGGACACGGTGATCTCGACCGCGAAATTGGTTGATGATCATAGTCATGATCCCAAGCGGGTCTTCCTCTCTGACGAGAGGAACGACAACCCGCTTGACTGTATTGTGTCCAAGGTTAAAATACTGCAAGTCGATCCCAAG CTTGATCTGGAAGCAAAAGCCCAACTAGCGGCTGACAGCGATCTGTACTACGACATGTCGTACACTGTGCCCTACTCTACCTTTGAAAATATCACAAATG ATATAAATGAAATTTCAGGGATTTCTTCGGATGCTGATTCGGAGGTTGACACCTCTGTGGCAACTGCAACGCTACTTGACCTTTATTCTGGTTGCGGTGGCATGTCCACTGGATTGTGCTTGGGCGCTGCACTAGCTGGATTGAAACTTGAGACG AGGTGGGCTGTTGATTTTAACAGCTACGCGTGCAATAGCTTGAAGTCCAACCATCCCAAGACCGAG GTGCGGAACGAGAAGGCGGATGATTTTCTATCTCTTTTAAAAGAATGGGCAGTTCTATGTGACCAATATGTCCATGGTAATAATGCTGAGGCACCTCCTCCGATggacgatgaggaggaagagggTGAACTCGAAAAGGACGAATATGTCGTGCAAAAACTCACTGATATCTGCTATGGTGGCATTGATAGGAAAAGTTGCATTTATTTCAAA GTGCAATGGAAGGGATATGGTCCCGAAGAGGATACCTGGGAGCCCATTAAAAACCTTAG TGACTGCCCTTTAAAAATAAAGGAGTTTGTTCAAGAAGGCCACATGCGAAAAGTATTACCACTGCCT GGTGATGTAGATGTCTTGTGTGGGGGGCCACCTTGTCAAGGGATAAGCGGGTTAAATCGGTTCAGAAACCGTGACGACCCACTAAATGATGATAAGAATAGGCAGCTGGTCACTTTTATGAACATCGTTTCCTATTTGCGGCCGAAGTTCGTTTTGATGGAAAATGTGGTGGATATACTGCAATTTGCCGAAGGATATCTAGGTAGGTATGCGTTGAGCCGGTTGGTGGCTATGAACTACCAGTCTCGGCTGGGTATTATGTTAGCAGGTTGTTACGGGCTTCCACAGTTCCGCATGCGCACCTTCCTATGGGGTGCCCTCACTACAATG GTGCTCCCAAAACATCCTCTCCCCACGCATAATGTTGTTATACGAGGCGGGGCGCCGAATGCATTCACG CAAAGCGTTGTGGCATATGACGAAATTCAAAATCCAACCTTGAAGAATGCCTTGGTCCTTGAAGATGCGATCTCAGATTTACCGAAG GTTGGTAACGATCAAGCTGATGACGTACTTGAATACCTTGTGAAACCAAAGACAGAATTTCAGCGCTACATTCGTCTTAGCCGTAAAG AAATGTTGGACTACTCATTCGGTGATAAAACCGGTCCTGGAGAAGGCAAGCTAATGGATCACTGTCCTCTGAAGTTGAATAAAGATGATTACGAGCGCGTTAAGCGAATACCATTTGAGAAG GGAGCCAACTTCCGTGACCTGGAAGGTGTAAGAGTAGGGCCAAACAACGTCGCTGAGTTTGACCCTGAGATTCCACGAGTTTACCTTGAGTCTGGCAATCCATTG GTCCCTGAATATGCAATCAAGTTCAGGAGTGGCAAATCTCTCAG GCCGTTTGGACGATTGTGGTGGGATGAGACGGTTCCTACAGTGGTAACCAGTGCAAACCCACACAGCCAG AGAATACTACACCCGGGCCAGGCCCGAGTTCTGACCGTCCGTGAGAATGCAAGGCTGCAGGGGTTCCCGGATTATTATCGCCTGGATGGTCCCATCAAGGAGCG GTACATGCAAGTCGGCAACGCGGTGGCGGTCCCTGTGGCCCGGGCCTTGGGATACTCTCTGGGCCTGGCGTACCTGCGCATACACGACGGCAGCGATGACCCGATGCTGGTGCTGCCCGCCAACTTCTTTAGCCCGGGGCAGACCGAGGCCATCGCGCCCGCAGACGAGGTTGCAGAGGAGTAG
- the LOC123131626 gene encoding DNA (cytosine-5)-methyltransferase CMT3 isoform X2: MVSADAEEGKPHFIGRITELFEGTDHVKYFNCRWFFRSEDTVISTAKLVDDHSHDPKRVFLSDERNDNPLDCIVSKVKILQVDPKLDLEAKAQLAADSDLYYDMSYTVPYSTFENITNDINEISGISSDADSEVDTSVATATLLDLYSGCGGMSTGLCLGAALAGLKLETRWAVDFNSYACNSLKSNHPKTEVRNEKADDFLSLLKEWAVLCDQYVHGNNAEAPPPMDDEEEEGELEKDEYVVQKLTDICYGGIDRKSCIYFKVQWKGYGPEEDTWEPIKNLSDCPLKIKEFVQEGHMRKVLPLPGDVDVLCGGPPCQGISGLNRFRNRDDPLNDDKNRQLVTFMNIVSYLRPKFVLMENVVDILQFAEGYLGRYALSRLVAMNYQSRLGIMLAGCYGLPQFRMRTFLWGALTTMVLPKHPLPTHNVVIRGGAPNAFTQSVVAYDEIQNPTLKNALVLEDAISDLPKVGNDQADDVLEYLVKPKTEFQRYIRLSRKEMLDYSFGDKTGPGEGKLMDHCPLKLNKDDYERVKRIPFEKGANFRDLEGVRVGPNNVAEFDPEIPRVYLESGNPLVPEYAIKFRSGKSLRPFGRLWWDETVPTVVTSANPHSQRILHPGQARVLTVRENARLQGFPDYYRLDGPIKERYMQVGNAVAVPVARALGYSLGLAYLRIHDGSDDPMLVLPANFFSPGQTEAIAPADEVAEE, encoded by the exons ATGGTTTCTGCTGAT GCAGAGGAAGGAAAGCCCCATTTCATTGGTAGAATCACCGAACTTTTTGAGGGAACAGACCACGTCAAGTACTTCAACTGCCGTTGGTTCTTCCGATCGGAGGACACGGTGATCTCGACCGCGAAATTGGTTGATGATCATAGTCATGATCCCAAGCGGGTCTTCCTCTCTGACGAGAGGAACGACAACCCGCTTGACTGTATTGTGTCCAAGGTTAAAATACTGCAAGTCGATCCCAAG CTTGATCTGGAAGCAAAAGCCCAACTAGCGGCTGACAGCGATCTGTACTACGACATGTCGTACACTGTGCCCTACTCTACCTTTGAAAATATCACAAATG ATATAAATGAAATTTCAGGGATTTCTTCGGATGCTGATTCGGAGGTTGACACCTCTGTGGCAACTGCAACGCTACTTGACCTTTATTCTGGTTGCGGTGGCATGTCCACTGGATTGTGCTTGGGCGCTGCACTAGCTGGATTGAAACTTGAGACG AGGTGGGCTGTTGATTTTAACAGCTACGCGTGCAATAGCTTGAAGTCCAACCATCCCAAGACCGAG GTGCGGAACGAGAAGGCGGATGATTTTCTATCTCTTTTAAAAGAATGGGCAGTTCTATGTGACCAATATGTCCATGGTAATAATGCTGAGGCACCTCCTCCGATggacgatgaggaggaagagggTGAACTCGAAAAGGACGAATATGTCGTGCAAAAACTCACTGATATCTGCTATGGTGGCATTGATAGGAAAAGTTGCATTTATTTCAAA GTGCAATGGAAGGGATATGGTCCCGAAGAGGATACCTGGGAGCCCATTAAAAACCTTAG TGACTGCCCTTTAAAAATAAAGGAGTTTGTTCAAGAAGGCCACATGCGAAAAGTATTACCACTGCCT GGTGATGTAGATGTCTTGTGTGGGGGGCCACCTTGTCAAGGGATAAGCGGGTTAAATCGGTTCAGAAACCGTGACGACCCACTAAATGATGATAAGAATAGGCAGCTGGTCACTTTTATGAACATCGTTTCCTATTTGCGGCCGAAGTTCGTTTTGATGGAAAATGTGGTGGATATACTGCAATTTGCCGAAGGATATCTAGGTAGGTATGCGTTGAGCCGGTTGGTGGCTATGAACTACCAGTCTCGGCTGGGTATTATGTTAGCAGGTTGTTACGGGCTTCCACAGTTCCGCATGCGCACCTTCCTATGGGGTGCCCTCACTACAATG GTGCTCCCAAAACATCCTCTCCCCACGCATAATGTTGTTATACGAGGCGGGGCGCCGAATGCATTCACG CAAAGCGTTGTGGCATATGACGAAATTCAAAATCCAACCTTGAAGAATGCCTTGGTCCTTGAAGATGCGATCTCAGATTTACCGAAG GTTGGTAACGATCAAGCTGATGACGTACTTGAATACCTTGTGAAACCAAAGACAGAATTTCAGCGCTACATTCGTCTTAGCCGTAAAG AAATGTTGGACTACTCATTCGGTGATAAAACCGGTCCTGGAGAAGGCAAGCTAATGGATCACTGTCCTCTGAAGTTGAATAAAGATGATTACGAGCGCGTTAAGCGAATACCATTTGAGAAG GGAGCCAACTTCCGTGACCTGGAAGGTGTAAGAGTAGGGCCAAACAACGTCGCTGAGTTTGACCCTGAGATTCCACGAGTTTACCTTGAGTCTGGCAATCCATTG GTCCCTGAATATGCAATCAAGTTCAGGAGTGGCAAATCTCTCAG GCCGTTTGGACGATTGTGGTGGGATGAGACGGTTCCTACAGTGGTAACCAGTGCAAACCCACACAGCCAG AGAATACTACACCCGGGCCAGGCCCGAGTTCTGACCGTCCGTGAGAATGCAAGGCTGCAGGGGTTCCCGGATTATTATCGCCTGGATGGTCCCATCAAGGAGCG GTACATGCAAGTCGGCAACGCGGTGGCGGTCCCTGTGGCCCGGGCCTTGGGATACTCTCTGGGCCTGGCGTACCTGCGCATACACGACGGCAGCGATGACCCGATGCTGGTGCTGCCCGCCAACTTCTTTAGCCCGGGGCAGACCGAGGCCATCGCGCCCGCAGACGAGGTTGCAGAGGAGTAG
- the LOC123131627 gene encoding transcription termination factor MTERF15, mitochondrial: MLHLRKRVLSHLLSAAPAPSTSRLLSLHRLLSAAAPAVSPNPSFAVEEYLVGACGLTRAQALKASAKLSHLKSPANPDAVLAFLAGLGLSGADVAAVVAKDPRFLCAKVERTLSPVVVGLTGLGLSPCDIARLVLLVPDNFRQRCVVSKLEYYLPLFGSFENMIRPLKHGSSILDSDLERVVKPNVSLLAECGIGACDIAKLFVCSPWILCAKPGRVLEMVACAEGIGVPCGSGMFRQALQAVSYLSEDKLAAKVDYLKKTFRWSDTEVRTAVSKWPVVLRCSKDTLQRKSEFLISKVGLEPARIAHWPVILGLNLEGRLRPRYHVMRFLKENGLLKRDPSDCTIVKLTEKEFLEKFICPHKDAAPYLAEDYATACRGEVPARFIFA; this comes from the coding sequence ATGCTCCACCTTCGGAAGCGCGTCCTCTCCCATCTCCTCTCCGCCGCGCCAGCGCCTTCCACATCCCGACTCctctctctccaccgcctcctctccGCGGCCGCGCCCGCCGTTTCCCCCAACCCTAGCTTCGCCGTCGAGGAGTACCTCGTCGGCGCCTGCGGCCTCACCCGTGCCCAGGCACTCAAGGCCTCCGCCAAGCTCTCCCACCTCAAGTCCCCCGCCAACCCCGACGCCGtcctcgccttcctcgccggcctcggcctctccggcgccgacgtCGCGGCCGTCGTCGCCAAGGACCCGCGGTTCCTCTGCGCCAAAGTGGAGAGAACTCTGTCCCCCGTCGTCGTCGGGCTCACCGGCCTCGGTCTATCCCCTTGTGATATCGCGCGCCTCGTCTTGCTCGTCCCCGACAACTTCCGCCAGAGATGCGTCGTCTCCAAGCTAGAGTACTACCTGCCACTCTTCGGCTCCTTCGAAAACATGATCCGGCCGCTCAAACATGGCTCCTCCATCCTCGACTCTGACCTCGAGAGGGTGGTCAAGCCCAATGTCAGTCTCCTAGCAGAGTGCGGAATAGGTGCTTGTGATATTGCCAAGCTCTTCGTATGTTCGCCGTGGATACTGTGTGCCAAACCAGGGCGTGTCCTGGAGATGGTTGCGTGTGCTGAAGGTATAGGTGTGCCCTGTGGCTCTGGAATGTTCAGGCAAGCGCTGCAGGCCGTCTCATACTTGAGCGAGGACAAGCTCGCTGCCAAAGTGGACTACTTGAAGAAGACATTTAGGTGGTCAGATACGGAGGTCCGCACTGCTGTGTCCAAGTGGCCGGTTGTGCTAAGGTGCTCAAAGGACACGCTGCAGCGCAAGTCCGAGTTCCTCATCTCTAAGGTGGGCTTGGAACCGGCGCGCATTGCTCACTGGCCGGTTATCCTCGGTCTTAACCTGGAGGGCCGGCTCAGGCCCCGGTACCATGTTATGAGGTTTCTTAAGGAAAATGGATTGCTCAAGCGTGACCCAAGCGACTGTACAATTGTTAAATTGACTGAGAAAGAGTTCTTGGAGAAGTTCATATGCCCTCACAAGGACGCTGCACCATACCTTGCTGAAGACTATGCAACCGCTTGCAGAGGGGAAGTGCCTGCGAGATTCATATTTGCATGA
- the LOC123131629 gene encoding uncharacterized protein isoform X3, whose protein sequence is MLRLRLRCRALSQLLPPPSSSPISQLLGYHSRLLSAAAPVVSPNPSFAVEDYLVSTCGLTRAQALKASPKLAHLRSPANPDAVLAFLAGRGLSGADVAALVAKDPKFLCTKVDKGLSPIVAGLSGVGLSDPEMARLLSLAPDRFRCRSIVPNIHYCLCIFVSYENLLSAVKRNFYILTSNLERVIKPNVAALREFGLGPCAIAKLCLAQPWLLTCNVECVRATAVCVQGLGIPRGSGMFRHALSAVAFVSEEKIAAKVEHLKKTFRWSDAEVGIAISKAPNVLNKTKEFLQRSLEGRLRPRSYVVKFLKANGLLDPDRDLYSVLVVTEKVFMERFT, encoded by the exons atgctccgcctccgcctccgatgCCGCGCCCTGTCCCAGCTCCTCCCGCCCCCATCCTCGTCTCCCATCTCCCAGCTCCTCGGCTACCACAGCCGCCTCCTCTCCGCGGCCGCGCCCGTCGTCTCCCCGAACCCTAGCTTCGCCGTCGAGGATTACCTCGTCTCCACCTGCGGCCTGACCCGAGCCCAGGCACTCaaggcctcccccaagctcgccCACCTCAGGTCCCCCGCCAACCCCGACGCCGTGctcgccttcctcgccggccgcggcctctccggcgccgacgtcgccgccctcgtcgccaaGGACCCCAAGTTCCTCTGCACCAAGGTCGACAAGGGCCTGTCCCCCATCGTCGCGGGGCTCTCCGGCGTCGGCCTGTCAGATCCCGAGATGGCGCGGCTCCTCTCGCTCGCCCCAGACAGATTCCGCTGTAGATCCATCGTCCCCAATATACACTACTGCCTGTGCATCTTCGTGTCCTACGAGAATCTCCTCTCTGCTGTCAAGCGCAATTTCTACATTCTCACGTCCAACCTTGAGAGAGTGATCAAGCCCAATGTCGCGGCCCTGCGAGAGTTTGGGCTTGGTCCTTGTGCTATTGCCAAGCTGTGCCTCGCTCAGCCATGGCTGCTCACCTGCAACGTAGAGTGTGTCCGGGCGACGGCGGTGTGCGTCCAAGGTCTGGGTATACCCCGAGGATCTGGGATGTTTAGGCATGCACTCAGTGCTGTTGCATTCGTCAGCGAGGAGAAAATCGCCGCCAAAGTGGAGCACCTGAAGAAAACATTCAGGTGGTCGGATGCTGAGGTGGGCATTGCTATTTCTAAGGCTCCAAATGTGCTGAATAAGACTAAGGAGTTTCTGCAGAGAAG CTTGGAGGGCCGGCTAAGGCCCCGGAGCTACGTTGTGAAGTTTCTTAAGGCAAATGGATTGCTAGATCCCGACCGGGACTTGTATTCCGTGCTTGTAGTGACTGAGAAGGTATTCATGGAGAG ATTTACATGA
- the LOC123131629 gene encoding transcription termination factor MTERF4, chloroplastic isoform X2 encodes MLRLRLRCRALSQLLPPPSSSPISQLLGYHSRLLSAAAPVVSPNPSFAVEDYLVSTCGLTRAQALKASPKLAHLRSPANPDAVLAFLAGRGLSGADVAALVAKDPKFLCTKVDKGLSPIVAGLSGVGLSDPEMARLLSLAPDRFRCRSIVPNIHYCLCIFVSYENLLSAVKRNFYILTSNLERVIKPNVAALREFGLGPCAIAKLCLAQPWLLTCNVECVRATAVCVQGLGIPRGSGMFRHALSAVAFVSEEKIAAKVEHLKKTFRWSDAEVGIAISKAPNVLNKTKEFLQRRSEFLISDLGLEPAYIAHRPVMLSYSLEGRLRPRSYVVKFLKANGLLDPDRDLYSVLVVTEKVFMERFT; translated from the exons atgctccgcctccgcctccgatgCCGCGCCCTGTCCCAGCTCCTCCCGCCCCCATCCTCGTCTCCCATCTCCCAGCTCCTCGGCTACCACAGCCGCCTCCTCTCCGCGGCCGCGCCCGTCGTCTCCCCGAACCCTAGCTTCGCCGTCGAGGATTACCTCGTCTCCACCTGCGGCCTGACCCGAGCCCAGGCACTCaaggcctcccccaagctcgccCACCTCAGGTCCCCCGCCAACCCCGACGCCGTGctcgccttcctcgccggccgcggcctctccggcgccgacgtcgccgccctcgtcgccaaGGACCCCAAGTTCCTCTGCACCAAGGTCGACAAGGGCCTGTCCCCCATCGTCGCGGGGCTCTCCGGCGTCGGCCTGTCAGATCCCGAGATGGCGCGGCTCCTCTCGCTCGCCCCAGACAGATTCCGCTGTAGATCCATCGTCCCCAATATACACTACTGCCTGTGCATCTTCGTGTCCTACGAGAATCTCCTCTCTGCTGTCAAGCGCAATTTCTACATTCTCACGTCCAACCTTGAGAGAGTGATCAAGCCCAATGTCGCGGCCCTGCGAGAGTTTGGGCTTGGTCCTTGTGCTATTGCCAAGCTGTGCCTCGCTCAGCCATGGCTGCTCACCTGCAACGTAGAGTGTGTCCGGGCGACGGCGGTGTGCGTCCAAGGTCTGGGTATACCCCGAGGATCTGGGATGTTTAGGCATGCACTCAGTGCTGTTGCATTCGTCAGCGAGGAGAAAATCGCCGCCAAAGTGGAGCACCTGAAGAAAACATTCAGGTGGTCGGATGCTGAGGTGGGCATTGCTATTTCTAAGGCTCCAAATGTGCTGAATAAGACTAAGGAGTTTCTGCAGAGAAGGTCAGAGTTCCTCATCTCTGATTTGGGGTTGGAACCCGCATACATTGCTCATCGCCCCGTAATGCTCTCGTACAGCTTGGAGGGCCGGCTAAGGCCCCGGAGCTACGTTGTGAAGTTTCTTAAGGCAAATGGATTGCTAGATCCCGACCGGGACTTGTATTCCGTGCTTGTAGTGACTGAGAAGGTATTCATGGAGAG ATTTACATGA
- the LOC123131629 gene encoding transcription termination factor MTERF4, chloroplastic isoform X4, which yields MLRLRLRCRALSQLLPPPSSSPISQLLGYHSRLLSAAAPVVSPNPSFAVEDYLVSTCGLTRAQALKASPKLAHLRSPANPDAVLAFLAGRGLSGADVAALVAKDPKFLCTKVDKGLSPIVAGLSGVGLSDPEMARLLSLAPDRFRCRSIVPNIHYCLCIFVSYENLLSAVKRNFYILTSNLERVIKPNVAALREFGLGPCAIAKLCLAQPWLLTCNVECVRATAVCVQGLGIPRGSGMFRHALSAVAFVSEEKIAAKVEHLKKTFRWSDAE from the exons atgctccgcctccgcctccgatgCCGCGCCCTGTCCCAGCTCCTCCCGCCCCCATCCTCGTCTCCCATCTCCCAGCTCCTCGGCTACCACAGCCGCCTCCTCTCCGCGGCCGCGCCCGTCGTCTCCCCGAACCCTAGCTTCGCCGTCGAGGATTACCTCGTCTCCACCTGCGGCCTGACCCGAGCCCAGGCACTCaaggcctcccccaagctcgccCACCTCAGGTCCCCCGCCAACCCCGACGCCGTGctcgccttcctcgccggccgcggcctctccggcgccgacgtcgccgccctcgtcgccaaGGACCCCAAGTTCCTCTGCACCAAGGTCGACAAGGGCCTGTCCCCCATCGTCGCGGGGCTCTCCGGCGTCGGCCTGTCAGATCCCGAGATGGCGCGGCTCCTCTCGCTCGCCCCAGACAGATTCCGCTGTAGATCCATCGTCCCCAATATACACTACTGCCTGTGCATCTTCGTGTCCTACGAGAATCTCCTCTCTGCTGTCAAGCGCAATTTCTACATTCTCACGTCCAACCTTGAGAGAGTGATCAAGCCCAATGTCGCGGCCCTGCGAGAGTTTGGGCTTGGTCCTTGTGCTATTGCCAAGCTGTGCCTCGCTCAGCCATGGCTGCTCACCTGCAACGTAGAGTGTGTCCGGGCGACGGCGGTGTGCGTCCAAGGTCTGGGTATACCCCGAGGATCTGGGATGTTTAGGCATGCACTCAGTGCTGTTGCATTCGTCAGCGAGGAGAAAATCGCCGCCAAAGTGGAGCACCTGAAGAAAACATTCAGGTGGTCGGATGCTGAG TGA
- the LOC123131629 gene encoding uncharacterized protein isoform X1, whose product MLRLRLRCRALSQLLPPPSSSPISQLLGYHSRLLSAAAPVVSPNPSFAVEDYLVSTCGLTRAQALKASPKLAHLRSPANPDAVLAFLAGRGLSGADVAALVAKDPKFLCTKVDKGLSPIVAGLSGVGLSDPEMARLLSLAPDRFRCRSIVPNIHYCLCIFVSYENLLSAVKRNFYILTSNLERVIKPNVAALREFGLGPCAIAKLCLAQPWLLTCNVECVRATAVCVQGLGIPRGSGMFRHALSAVAFVSEEKIAAKVEHLKKTFRWSDAEVGIAISKAPNVLNKTKEFLQRSLEGRLRPRSYVVKFLKANGLLDPDRDLYSVLVVTEKVFMERYICPHKEAAPCLAPDYADACKGLMPTNFRFT is encoded by the exons atgctccgcctccgcctccgatgCCGCGCCCTGTCCCAGCTCCTCCCGCCCCCATCCTCGTCTCCCATCTCCCAGCTCCTCGGCTACCACAGCCGCCTCCTCTCCGCGGCCGCGCCCGTCGTCTCCCCGAACCCTAGCTTCGCCGTCGAGGATTACCTCGTCTCCACCTGCGGCCTGACCCGAGCCCAGGCACTCaaggcctcccccaagctcgccCACCTCAGGTCCCCCGCCAACCCCGACGCCGTGctcgccttcctcgccggccgcggcctctccggcgccgacgtcgccgccctcgtcgccaaGGACCCCAAGTTCCTCTGCACCAAGGTCGACAAGGGCCTGTCCCCCATCGTCGCGGGGCTCTCCGGCGTCGGCCTGTCAGATCCCGAGATGGCGCGGCTCCTCTCGCTCGCCCCAGACAGATTCCGCTGTAGATCCATCGTCCCCAATATACACTACTGCCTGTGCATCTTCGTGTCCTACGAGAATCTCCTCTCTGCTGTCAAGCGCAATTTCTACATTCTCACGTCCAACCTTGAGAGAGTGATCAAGCCCAATGTCGCGGCCCTGCGAGAGTTTGGGCTTGGTCCTTGTGCTATTGCCAAGCTGTGCCTCGCTCAGCCATGGCTGCTCACCTGCAACGTAGAGTGTGTCCGGGCGACGGCGGTGTGCGTCCAAGGTCTGGGTATACCCCGAGGATCTGGGATGTTTAGGCATGCACTCAGTGCTGTTGCATTCGTCAGCGAGGAGAAAATCGCCGCCAAAGTGGAGCACCTGAAGAAAACATTCAGGTGGTCGGATGCTGAGGTGGGCATTGCTATTTCTAAGGCTCCAAATGTGCTGAATAAGACTAAGGAGTTTCTGCAGAGAAG CTTGGAGGGCCGGCTAAGGCCCCGGAGCTACGTTGTGAAGTTTCTTAAGGCAAATGGATTGCTAGATCCCGACCGGGACTTGTATTCCGTGCTTGTAGTGACTGAGAAGGTATTCATGGAGAGGTACATATGCCCTCACAAGGAAGCTGCACCATGCCTCGCTCCAGACTATGCTGATGCTTGCAAAGGGCTAATGCCGACTAATTTCAGATTTACATGA